Sequence from the Streptomyces peucetius genome:
TCCGGCAGCTCAACCCCCTCGGCTACGCGGACTGATCCGTCCGCGCCCTCATGAAGGAGAACGACATGCGGATGACAGTCATCGGCACCGGATACGTCGGGGTGGTCCATGCCGCGTGCATGGCGGACATCGGCCACGATGTCCTCGGCGTGGACATCGACGAAGAGCGCATCGCGGCCCTGACCGCGGGGCACGCCCCGATCTACGAGCCCGGCCTGAACGCGCTTCTCGCCCGTACCGTCAAGTCGGGACGGCTGCGTTTCTCCACCTCCACAACAGAGGCGACCCGGTTCGCACGCCTGCACTTTGTATGCGTGGGAACGCCGCAAGTGCCCGGCGGTGAAGCGGCGGACATCCGCCACGTCGACGCCGCGGTCGACGGCATGGCACCGCATTTGCAGCCCGGCAGCCTGATCGTCGGCAAGTCCACGGTGCCGGTCGGCACGACCGCCCGCCTGGCCGCACGCCTGCGGGCCGTCGCACCGCACAGCGAGATCGCCTGGAACCCCGAGTTCTTGCGCGAGGGGTTCGCCGTGGCCGACACCAGGCGTCCCGAACGGATCGTCGTCGGCGTCGAGTCACGGCGCGCCGAGGCGACCCTCCGGGCGATCTACAAGCCCATGCTGATCAGCGGAGTCCCCTTCTTCAGCACCGACCCCGCCACCGCCGAACTCGTCAAGGTGGCGTCGAACGCCTTCCTCGCCACCAAGATCTCCTTCATCAACGCCATGGCCGAGGTGTGCGACGCGACAGGCGCCGACGTGGTGACGCTGGCCGAGGCCGTCGGCCAGGACTCGAGGATCGGCCACCGGTTCCTGCAGCCCGGTCTGGGCTTCGGCGGCAGCTGTTTCCCCAAGGACATCCGTGCTTTCGCCGCGCGGGCCGAGGAACTGGGGGTCGGCGACACGATGGCATTCCTCCACCAGGTCGACGAGATCAAC
This genomic interval carries:
- a CDS encoding UDP-glucose dehydrogenase family protein; protein product: MRMTVIGTGYVGVVHAACMADIGHDVLGVDIDEERIAALTAGHAPIYEPGLNALLARTVKSGRLRFSTSTTEATRFARLHFVCVGTPQVPGGEAADIRHVDAAVDGMAPHLQPGSLIVGKSTVPVGTTARLAARLRAVAPHSEIAWNPEFLREGFAVADTRRPERIVVGVESRRAEATLRAIYKPMLISGVPFFSTDPATAELVKVASNAFLATKISFINAMAEVCDATGADVVTLAEAVGQDSRIGHRFLQPGLGFGGSCFPKDIRAFAARAEELGVGDTMAFLHQVDEINTRQRRRTVDLARNLVGGSFTDRHIAVLGAAFKPESDDVRDSPALDVAAAIRRLGAEVRVHDPEAVDNARRKYPGLQYTLDVPKACEDADLVLHLTAWPEYREISPAELGPVVRSRKILDARDTLDAASWQSAGWTLSALGRPRISGAYAA